From Balaenoptera acutorostrata chromosome 8, mBalAcu1.1, whole genome shotgun sequence, the proteins below share one genomic window:
- the NABP1 gene encoding SOSS complex subunit B2 isoform X1: MNGVNDPPLFIKDIKPGLKNLNVVFIVLEIGRVTKTKDGHEVRSCKVADKTGSITISVWDEIGGLIQPGDIIRLTRGYASMWKGCLTLYTGRGGELQKIGEFCMVYSEVPNFSEPNPDYRGQQNKGAHSEQKNNSMNSNMGTGTFGPVVYLQIDAHLNFSHPHGCLFKRLPFTPQILSKETVFKLAQKRGDANFHMLVEAMAGDL, encoded by the exons ATGAACGGGGTCAATGACCCCCCTCtttttataaaagatattaaGCCCGGACTGAAAAACTTAAATGTCGTCTTTATTGTGCTGGAGATAG GACGCGTGACCAAAACCAAAGACGGCCATGAAGTGAGATCATGCAAAGTAGCAGATAAAACTGGCAGCATCACTATTTCCGTGTGGGATGAAATCGGAGGTCTTATACAGCCAGGGGATATTATCCGGTTGACCAGAGG gtATGCATCCATGTGGAAAGGATGTCTGACACTTTATACTGGAAGGGGTGGAGAACTTCAAAAAATTGGGGA attttgtaTGGTTTATTCAGAAGTGCCAAATTTCAGTGAACCTAACCCAGATTATCGAGGACAGCAGAACAAAGGG GCACACAGTGAACAGAAGAATAATTCCATGAATAGTAATATGGGTACAGGTACATTTGGACCAGtgg TTTATCTTCAGATTGATGCTCACCTTAATTTTTCACATCCTCATGGCTGCCTCTTTAAAAGACTGCCCTTTACCCCTCAAATACTCTCAAAG gaAACGGTGTTCAAACTGGCTCAGAAGCGAGGGGATGCCAATTTTCATATGCTGGTAGAAGCAATGGCCGGGGACCTGTAA
- the NABP1 gene encoding SOSS complex subunit B2 isoform X2: MNGVNDPPLFIKDIKPGLKNLNVVFIVLEIGRVTKTKDGHEVRSCKVADKTGSITISVWDEIGGLIQPGDIIRLTRGYASMWKGCLTLYTGRGGELQKIGEFCMVYSEVPNFSEPNPDYRGQQNKGAHSEQKNNSMNSNMGTGTFGPVGNGVQTGSEARGCQFSYAGRSNGRGPVNPQLPGTANNQTVMTTISSGRDPRRAFKR; encoded by the exons ATGAACGGGGTCAATGACCCCCCTCtttttataaaagatattaaGCCCGGACTGAAAAACTTAAATGTCGTCTTTATTGTGCTGGAGATAG GACGCGTGACCAAAACCAAAGACGGCCATGAAGTGAGATCATGCAAAGTAGCAGATAAAACTGGCAGCATCACTATTTCCGTGTGGGATGAAATCGGAGGTCTTATACAGCCAGGGGATATTATCCGGTTGACCAGAGG gtATGCATCCATGTGGAAAGGATGTCTGACACTTTATACTGGAAGGGGTGGAGAACTTCAAAAAATTGGGGA attttgtaTGGTTTATTCAGAAGTGCCAAATTTCAGTGAACCTAACCCAGATTATCGAGGACAGCAGAACAAAGGG GCACACAGTGAACAGAAGAATAATTCCATGAATAGTAATATGGGTACAGGTACATTTGGACCAGtgg gaAACGGTGTTCAAACTGGCTCAGAAGCGAGGGGATGCCAATTTTCATATGCTGGTAGAAGCAATGGCCGGGGACCTGTAAATCCACAGCTACCAGGAACAGCTAATAATCAAACAGTCATGACCACAATAAGTAGTGGCAGGGACCCTCGGAGAGCCTTTAAAAGATGA